From the genome of Apium graveolens cultivar Ventura unplaced genomic scaffold, ASM990537v1 ctg2460, whole genome shotgun sequence, one region includes:
- the LOC141700508 gene encoding uncharacterized protein LOC141700508: MQQLFRPPPAVIFGGNATLNCEIVAYFAARLALGHSCCLKNSPQLFCDMSDKSQEKLRTPKQIGEQESAKVVEDFLTRSTKLEANFLKLEKSVSIADVRVESQELEKFSMINHFAKFHTRGAAGAAETSTSSGTKRMFLQRYVRPVPMPRTVPEDAQCLSL; encoded by the exons ATGCAACAGTTATTTCGACCTCCACCAGCTGTCATTTTTGGTGGAAATGCCACTTTAAACTGTGAGATTGTGGCATACTTTGCTGCTAGACTAGCATTAGGCCATTCATGCTGCTTGAAAAATAGTCCTCAATTGTTCTGTGACATGTCTGACAA GTCACAAGAGAAGCTCAGAACTCCCAAGCAAATTGGTGAGCAAGAATCTGCAAAAGTTGTAGAAGACTTCCTTACCAGGTCAACAAAGCTGGAAGCCAACTTCTTAAA GTTGGAAAAAAGTGTGTCAATAGCAGATGTAAGGGTGGAATCTCAAGAGTTGGAAAAGTTTTCCATGATCAATCATTTTGCCAAGTTTCACACCAGGGGGGCAGCAGGAGCAGCTGAGACATCAACGTCCTCTGGTACAAAAAGAATGTTCCTTCAAAGATATGTTAGACCAGTTCCAATGCCGAGGACAGTACCAGAGGATGCACAATGTCTTTCCTTATAG
- the LOC141700505 gene encoding uncharacterized protein LOC141700505 translates to MLGLTPNYEHPKSNAYQESIPMYTKGMQTGDMSGLEQARSGNVNTNRLFSESNKLPYGNDTDGSVEDARREYVRNNQYHRSSSPQICDNAYNGASRTYEKQQCFERENSNDSYHSNASQHTISGHELKQNVWQHRSDASHFADSSQRPSDQVMYQQIPQGSRGNELGYAEQFKYSNVFSSDSDLAKRHLLSNQRNSAEHVSPRNPENTAAFFDTSVTHEPNMTAQTSSQHMLELLYKVDKSKDYQPAMHGGSRDSSPFSEVPQAGSTDAFATQSYNKPMPSSQTFGLRLSPPSQQTPASHSSLKMERLNMLVPLCLWKNAPVQQNLSNVDPRKGPPSPELNNNDFVAASVAPHVLHNESNYKGQNETSKSSMSSEDLGFQGEQAPKEAYSQLDSSGTLGTVPQKGKSTYGQVSKGYSETNYVDPGSSMPNSNRQAFVNQSQNLSDLEVLCQQSNANTGQQLYGNSSGIRDAANNELISLSQSSFHPNEERKLHNQSSEIREIQLAKTFSQPLIRDANQETVAFGQYSSPNASDAAEQPQISLQMAPSWFKHYGTLRNGQMLPMFDPRAAHQFSTGNMLEKLRMGVPGAGHESSVWPATTDNNLVAVQSLTPSYVLPPDALPQNPEI, encoded by the exons ATGCTTGGTCTGACCCCCAATTATGAACACCCAAAAAGCAACGCATATCAGGAAAGCATACCCATGTACACCAAAGGAATGCAAACAG GTGATATGAGTGGATTAGAACAGGCAAGATCCGGCAATGTTAATACTAACCGTCTTTTCTCAGAGAGTAATAAGCTTCCCTACGGAAATGATACTGATGGTTCTGTAGAAGATGCAAGAAGGGAGTATGTAAGGAATAATCAGTATCATCGAAGTAGTAGTCCTCAAATATGTGACAATGCTTACAATGGGGCAAGTAGAACATATGAGAAGCAGCAATGTTTTGAAAGAGAGAATTCCAATGATAGCTATCACTCTAATGCATCACAGCATACCATCTCTGGACATGAATTGAAACAGAATGTGTGGCAACATAGAAGTGATGCTAGCCATTTTGCAGATAGCAGTCAAAGACCATCTGATCAG GTCATGTACCAACAGATTCCTCAAGGATCACGTGGTAATGAATTAGGGTATGCTGAGCAGTTCAAGTATAGTAATGTTTTTAGTAGTGACTCGGACTTGGCAAAG AGACACTTGCTGAGTAATCAAAGAAACTCAGCAGAGCATGTTTCTCCTCGAAATCCTGAAAATACGGCCGCTTTCTTTGACACATCTGTTACTCATGAGCCCAATATGACTGCACAGACAAG CAGTCAACATATGCTTGAGCTTCTTTACAAGGTGGACAAGTCCAAGGATTATCAACCTGCCATGCATGGTGGATCAAGAGATTCAAGTCCATTCTCCGAGGTGCCGCAAGCAGGAAGTACTGATGCATTTGCTACTCAGTCATACAATAAACCTATGCCTTCTTCACAAACCTTTGGCTTAAGGTTGTCCCCTCCATCTCAACAGACTCCAGCATCTCATAGCTCTCTGAAAATG GAACGTCTCAATATGCTGGTTCCCCTATGTTTATGGAAAAATGCACCAGTTCAACAAAATCTATCTAATGTAGATCCTCGTAAGGGGCCACCATCACCAGAGTTGAACAATAATGACTTTGTAGCTGCTTCAGTAGCTCCACATGTACTACATAATGAGAGTAACTATAAAGGACAAAATGAAACTAGCAAAAGCTCTATGAGCTCGGAAGATTTAGGATTTCAGGGAGAGCAAGCTCCAAAAGAAGCATACAGTCAACTAGATTCTTCCGGGACACTTGGTACCGTTCCACAGAAAGGCAAATCAACGTATGGGCAAGTATCAAAGGGTTACTCAGAAACAAATTATGTGGACCCTGGTTCTTCAATGCCTAATTCAAATAGGCAGGCATTTGTCAATCAATCACAAAACCTTTCTGATCTTGAAGTCTTG TGTCAGCAGTCAAATGCTAATACTGGGCAACAATTATATGGAAATTCTTCAGGGATTCGAGATGCAGCTAATAATGAACTGATATCCTTGTCGCAGAGTAGTTTTCATCCAAACGAGGAACGCAAATTACACAACCAGTCGTCTGAAATAAGAGAAATCCAGTTAGCGAAAACTTTTTCTCAGCCTCTTATACGAGATGCTAATCAGGAGACCGTCGCATTTGGTCAGTATAGCTCCCCTAATGCAAGTGATGCAGCTGAGCAGCCTCAGATTAGCTTGCAGATGGCACCCTCCTGGTTTAAGCATTACGGCACATTAAGAAATGGGCAGATGTTGCCGATGTTCGATCCAAGGGCTGCACATCAGTTCAGTACTGGGAACATGCTCGAAAAACTGCGCATGGGTGTTCCTGGTGCTGGTCATGAAAGCAGTGTGTGGCCTGCTACAACAGATAACAACTTGGTAGCTGTTCAAAGCTTAACACCTTCATATGTGTTGCCTCCAGATGCCCTCCCTCAAAATCCAGAAATATAA
- the LOC141700504 gene encoding uncharacterized protein LOC141700504 isoform X1 gives MAEFPYKMNAISLSDSTIWNHSCLGYPFNSLPLSCDHNLYFGFKYHSLTHRSYFNGTRFSKTSCSIPVHKGFRCTGDLLSKSSTTFFSSRGDSLLTRALDEGDGNPSENDEILEFSEFELSTVSEEHYEEKPRKKTVESERDELLEDLALSNAKQQEYMATIMHDKERAIAELEAAKALFNKNLQESIEEKFNLETKLVLAKQDAVELAVQVERLAEISFQQATDHILEDAQLRVSAAETSAAEAAYQIEERVRNSIEGTIISIVEKSKKAIEKALALAETASEHTAKAMSMFTDSASPVGEIASIQTQNIKLQTTIDDLNSKLLLSRSEIDLLKLELEQAQERVNAIELRASDTAEALAEYQESSKVKSLQQEEELKVLMEKMKKEAGDRKKAVSKVIKTELEAMRAAVDSAKEAAQCKEEAYLKRCEALQRSLKASEVASNMWKQRAELGESLLLRGSPLGQGEEDEIFVLNGGRIDLLMDGDSQKWKLLSDGPRREIPDWMARRICSIFPKFPPRKKDISEAVTSKFKSLKLPLPDEVWSIADEKPKVGDTLIEHVIEKEIIEKKRKALERALHRKTIQWQRTPEQIKLEPGTGTGREIVFQGFNWESCRKKWYLELAPKASDLSRCGITAVWLPPPTESVAPQGYMPSDLYNLNSAYGSRDELKYCIEEMHNQDLLALGDVVLNHRCAHKQSPNGVWNIFGGKLAWGPEAIVCDDPNFQGRGNPSSGDIFHAAPNIDHSQDFVRRDVKEWLNWLRNDTGFDGWRLDFVRGFSGSYVKEYIEASNPSFAIGEYWDSLAYEGGNLCYNQDAHRQRIVNWINATGGTSSAFDVTTKGILHSALHNEYWRLIDPQGKPTGVLGWWPSRAVTFLENHDTGSTQGHWPFPRDKLTQGYAYILTHPGTPVVFYDHFYDFGIHDTITELIEARKRASIHCRSPVKILHAVSEGYAAQIGDSLVMKLGQFDWNPAKEVNLDGSWQMFVNKGSDYQLWLRK, from the exons ATGGCAGAGTTTCCAT ATAAAATGAATGCAATCTCGTTATCTGATTCAACAATTTGGAACCATTCTTGTCTTGGCTACCCTTTTAATTCTTTACCCCTGAGTTGCGACCACAACTTGTATTTTGGTTTTAAGTATCATTCTTTGACACACAGAAGTTATTTTAATGGGACGAGGTTCTCGAAGACTTCATGTTCGATACCCGTTCACAAGGGTTTTCGATGCACAGGAGATCTGCTTAGCAAATCGAGCACCACTTTCTTCTCTAGCAGG GGAGATTCCTTGTTGACCCGTGCTCTTGATGAGGGAGACGGTAATCCTTCAGAAAATGATGAAATATTAGAATTTAGTGAATTTGAGTTATCAACAGTTAGTGAAGAACATTACGAAGAAAAACCTAGAAAGAAAACTGTTGAGAGTGAGCGAGATGAGCTTTTGGAAGACTTGGCTCTATCCAACGCTAAACAACAGGAATATATGGCCACCATAATGCACGATAAAGAACGAGCAATCGCAGAACTCGAGGCAGCCAAAGCTTTGTTCAACAAGAATTTGCAGGAGTCAATCGAAGAGAAATTTAACTTGGAAACCAAATTGGTTCTTGCGAAACAAGATGCCGTTGAACTGGCAGTGCAAGTTGAAAGGTTGGCAGAGATTTCTTTTCAGCAGGCCACTGATCACATATTAGAAGATGCCCAGTTGAGGGTTTCTGCGGCTGAAACTTCTGCTGCTGAGGCAGCTTACCAGATTGAAGAACGAGTACGGAATTCCATTGAAGGCACCATAATATCTATTGTAGAGAAGTCTAAGAAGGCCATAGAGAAGGCTCTGGCTCTTGCAGAAACAGCTAGCGAACATACAGCAAAAGCAATGTCTATGTTTACAGATAGTGCAAGTCCTGTTGGTGAAATTGCTTCCATCCAGACACAGAATATCAAGTTACAAACTACCATCGATGATCTAAACTCTAAATTATTACTTTCACGGAGCGAGATTGATCTGTTAAAGCTGGAACTGGAACAAGCTCAAGAACGGGTAAATGCAATTGAACTCCGTGCAAGTGATACAGCAGAAGCATTGGCAGAATATCAGGAGTCAAGCAAGGTTAAATCTCTTCAGCAGGAGGAGGAACTTAAAGTATTAATGGAAAAAATGAAGAAGGAGGCAGGTGATAGAAAAAAGGCTGTTTCTAAGGTTATTAAGACTGAACTGGAGGCAATGAGGGCAGCAGTTGACTCTGCTAAAGAAGCAGCACAATGCAAGGAGGAGGCATACTTGAAAAGGTGCGAAGCTCTACAGAGATCTTTAAAAGCATCTGAAGTTGCTTCAAATATGTGGAAACAAAGAGCAGAGTTGGGAGAGTCATTGTTGTTGAGGGGAAGTCCACTAGGTCAAGGGGAAGAGGATGAAATTTTTGTTCTAAATGGTGGACGCATTGACCTGCTAATGGATGGTGATTCACAAAAGTGGAAACTACTCAGTGATGGTCCTCGTAGAGAGATACCTGACTGGATGGCACGAAGGATATGCTCTATCTTCCCCAAGTTTCCTCCAAGAAAGAAGGATATTTCTGAAGCTGTTACATCTAAATTTAAATCTTTGAAATTGCCCCTTCCTGATGAAGTTTGGTCTATTGCTGATGAAAAGCCAAAGGTAGGGGATACACTTATTGAACATGTGATTGAGAAAGAAATTATTGAAAAGAAGCGGAAGGCTTTAGAACGGGCACTTCATCGAAAGACCATTCAGTGGCAGAGGACCCCTGAACAAATAAAATTAG AGCCAGGAACTGGTACCGGAAGAGAGATTGTG ttCCAAGGATTCAATTGGGAAAGCTGTAGAAAAAAGTGGTACCTTGAGCTGGCTCCAAAAGCTTCTGATTTATCCAGGTGTGGCATTACAGCTGTGTGGCTCCCACCGCCAACTGAATCTGTTGCTCCACAAG GGTATATGCCTTCGGACCTGTACAACTTAAACTCGGCTTATGGTTCTAGAGACGAGCTGAAATATTGTATAGAGGAAATGCATAATCAAGATCTTCTG GCCTTGGGAGATGTTGTACTAAACCATCGGTGCGCTCATAAGCAG AGTCCAAATGGTGTGTGGAATATTTTTGGTGGCAAGCTTGCATGGGGACCAGAGGCTATTGTGTGTGATGATCCAAATTTTCAAGGGCGTGGAAATCCTTCGAGCG GCGATATCTTTCACGCAGCACCGAACATTGATCACTCCCAGGATTTTGTGCGAAGAGATGTTAAAGAATGGTTAAATTGGCTGCGCAATGATACTGGTTTCGATGGATGGCGACTGGACTTTGTAAG AGGATTTTCAGGTAGTTATGTGAAAGAGTACATAGAAGCTTCAAATCCTTCATTTGCTATTGGGGAATATTGGGATAGTCTGGCTTATGAGGGCGGTAATTTATGCTACAATCAAG ATGCTCATCGTCAAAGGATCGTCAATTGGATTAACGCCACAGGGGGCACCTCTTCAGCATTTGATGTCACAACAAAG GGTATACTCCACTCAGCTCTCCATAATGAATACTGGAGATTAATAGATCCTCAGGGAAAACCAACCGGAGTATTGGGATGGTGGCCTTCACGTGCTGTCACATTTTTGGAGAACCATGACACTGGATCAACTCAG GGTCACTGGCCGTTTCCACGAGATAAGCTTACACAGGGATATGCATATATATTAACTCATCCTGGAACG CCTGTTGTGTTTTACGACCATTTCTATGATTTTGGCATCCATGACACAATTACGGAGTTGATTGAGGCCCGGAAACGTGCTTCTATCCATTGTAGAAGTCCGGTGAAGATATTACATGCTGTCAGTGAGGGTTATGCTGCACAAATCGGAGATTCACTTGTGATGAAGCTTGGTCAATTCGACTGGAATCCTGCTAAGGAAGTGAATTTGGATGGTAGCTGGCAAATGTTTGTCAATAAAGGATCAGATTATCAGCTGTGGCTGCGAAAGTAA
- the LOC141700504 gene encoding uncharacterized protein LOC141700504 isoform X2 — translation MNAISLSDSTIWNHSCLGYPFNSLPLSCDHNLYFGFKYHSLTHRSYFNGTRFSKTSCSIPVHKGFRCTGDLLSKSSTTFFSSRGDSLLTRALDEGDGNPSENDEILEFSEFELSTVSEEHYEEKPRKKTVESERDELLEDLALSNAKQQEYMATIMHDKERAIAELEAAKALFNKNLQESIEEKFNLETKLVLAKQDAVELAVQVERLAEISFQQATDHILEDAQLRVSAAETSAAEAAYQIEERVRNSIEGTIISIVEKSKKAIEKALALAETASEHTAKAMSMFTDSASPVGEIASIQTQNIKLQTTIDDLNSKLLLSRSEIDLLKLELEQAQERVNAIELRASDTAEALAEYQESSKVKSLQQEEELKVLMEKMKKEAGDRKKAVSKVIKTELEAMRAAVDSAKEAAQCKEEAYLKRCEALQRSLKASEVASNMWKQRAELGESLLLRGSPLGQGEEDEIFVLNGGRIDLLMDGDSQKWKLLSDGPRREIPDWMARRICSIFPKFPPRKKDISEAVTSKFKSLKLPLPDEVWSIADEKPKVGDTLIEHVIEKEIIEKKRKALERALHRKTIQWQRTPEQIKLEPGTGTGREIVFQGFNWESCRKKWYLELAPKASDLSRCGITAVWLPPPTESVAPQGYMPSDLYNLNSAYGSRDELKYCIEEMHNQDLLALGDVVLNHRCAHKQSPNGVWNIFGGKLAWGPEAIVCDDPNFQGRGNPSSGDIFHAAPNIDHSQDFVRRDVKEWLNWLRNDTGFDGWRLDFVRGFSGSYVKEYIEASNPSFAIGEYWDSLAYEGGNLCYNQDAHRQRIVNWINATGGTSSAFDVTTKGILHSALHNEYWRLIDPQGKPTGVLGWWPSRAVTFLENHDTGSTQGHWPFPRDKLTQGYAYILTHPGTPVVFYDHFYDFGIHDTITELIEARKRASIHCRSPVKILHAVSEGYAAQIGDSLVMKLGQFDWNPAKEVNLDGSWQMFVNKGSDYQLWLRK, via the exons ATGAATGCAATCTCGTTATCTGATTCAACAATTTGGAACCATTCTTGTCTTGGCTACCCTTTTAATTCTTTACCCCTGAGTTGCGACCACAACTTGTATTTTGGTTTTAAGTATCATTCTTTGACACACAGAAGTTATTTTAATGGGACGAGGTTCTCGAAGACTTCATGTTCGATACCCGTTCACAAGGGTTTTCGATGCACAGGAGATCTGCTTAGCAAATCGAGCACCACTTTCTTCTCTAGCAGG GGAGATTCCTTGTTGACCCGTGCTCTTGATGAGGGAGACGGTAATCCTTCAGAAAATGATGAAATATTAGAATTTAGTGAATTTGAGTTATCAACAGTTAGTGAAGAACATTACGAAGAAAAACCTAGAAAGAAAACTGTTGAGAGTGAGCGAGATGAGCTTTTGGAAGACTTGGCTCTATCCAACGCTAAACAACAGGAATATATGGCCACCATAATGCACGATAAAGAACGAGCAATCGCAGAACTCGAGGCAGCCAAAGCTTTGTTCAACAAGAATTTGCAGGAGTCAATCGAAGAGAAATTTAACTTGGAAACCAAATTGGTTCTTGCGAAACAAGATGCCGTTGAACTGGCAGTGCAAGTTGAAAGGTTGGCAGAGATTTCTTTTCAGCAGGCCACTGATCACATATTAGAAGATGCCCAGTTGAGGGTTTCTGCGGCTGAAACTTCTGCTGCTGAGGCAGCTTACCAGATTGAAGAACGAGTACGGAATTCCATTGAAGGCACCATAATATCTATTGTAGAGAAGTCTAAGAAGGCCATAGAGAAGGCTCTGGCTCTTGCAGAAACAGCTAGCGAACATACAGCAAAAGCAATGTCTATGTTTACAGATAGTGCAAGTCCTGTTGGTGAAATTGCTTCCATCCAGACACAGAATATCAAGTTACAAACTACCATCGATGATCTAAACTCTAAATTATTACTTTCACGGAGCGAGATTGATCTGTTAAAGCTGGAACTGGAACAAGCTCAAGAACGGGTAAATGCAATTGAACTCCGTGCAAGTGATACAGCAGAAGCATTGGCAGAATATCAGGAGTCAAGCAAGGTTAAATCTCTTCAGCAGGAGGAGGAACTTAAAGTATTAATGGAAAAAATGAAGAAGGAGGCAGGTGATAGAAAAAAGGCTGTTTCTAAGGTTATTAAGACTGAACTGGAGGCAATGAGGGCAGCAGTTGACTCTGCTAAAGAAGCAGCACAATGCAAGGAGGAGGCATACTTGAAAAGGTGCGAAGCTCTACAGAGATCTTTAAAAGCATCTGAAGTTGCTTCAAATATGTGGAAACAAAGAGCAGAGTTGGGAGAGTCATTGTTGTTGAGGGGAAGTCCACTAGGTCAAGGGGAAGAGGATGAAATTTTTGTTCTAAATGGTGGACGCATTGACCTGCTAATGGATGGTGATTCACAAAAGTGGAAACTACTCAGTGATGGTCCTCGTAGAGAGATACCTGACTGGATGGCACGAAGGATATGCTCTATCTTCCCCAAGTTTCCTCCAAGAAAGAAGGATATTTCTGAAGCTGTTACATCTAAATTTAAATCTTTGAAATTGCCCCTTCCTGATGAAGTTTGGTCTATTGCTGATGAAAAGCCAAAGGTAGGGGATACACTTATTGAACATGTGATTGAGAAAGAAATTATTGAAAAGAAGCGGAAGGCTTTAGAACGGGCACTTCATCGAAAGACCATTCAGTGGCAGAGGACCCCTGAACAAATAAAATTAG AGCCAGGAACTGGTACCGGAAGAGAGATTGTG ttCCAAGGATTCAATTGGGAAAGCTGTAGAAAAAAGTGGTACCTTGAGCTGGCTCCAAAAGCTTCTGATTTATCCAGGTGTGGCATTACAGCTGTGTGGCTCCCACCGCCAACTGAATCTGTTGCTCCACAAG GGTATATGCCTTCGGACCTGTACAACTTAAACTCGGCTTATGGTTCTAGAGACGAGCTGAAATATTGTATAGAGGAAATGCATAATCAAGATCTTCTG GCCTTGGGAGATGTTGTACTAAACCATCGGTGCGCTCATAAGCAG AGTCCAAATGGTGTGTGGAATATTTTTGGTGGCAAGCTTGCATGGGGACCAGAGGCTATTGTGTGTGATGATCCAAATTTTCAAGGGCGTGGAAATCCTTCGAGCG GCGATATCTTTCACGCAGCACCGAACATTGATCACTCCCAGGATTTTGTGCGAAGAGATGTTAAAGAATGGTTAAATTGGCTGCGCAATGATACTGGTTTCGATGGATGGCGACTGGACTTTGTAAG AGGATTTTCAGGTAGTTATGTGAAAGAGTACATAGAAGCTTCAAATCCTTCATTTGCTATTGGGGAATATTGGGATAGTCTGGCTTATGAGGGCGGTAATTTATGCTACAATCAAG ATGCTCATCGTCAAAGGATCGTCAATTGGATTAACGCCACAGGGGGCACCTCTTCAGCATTTGATGTCACAACAAAG GGTATACTCCACTCAGCTCTCCATAATGAATACTGGAGATTAATAGATCCTCAGGGAAAACCAACCGGAGTATTGGGATGGTGGCCTTCACGTGCTGTCACATTTTTGGAGAACCATGACACTGGATCAACTCAG GGTCACTGGCCGTTTCCACGAGATAAGCTTACACAGGGATATGCATATATATTAACTCATCCTGGAACG CCTGTTGTGTTTTACGACCATTTCTATGATTTTGGCATCCATGACACAATTACGGAGTTGATTGAGGCCCGGAAACGTGCTTCTATCCATTGTAGAAGTCCGGTGAAGATATTACATGCTGTCAGTGAGGGTTATGCTGCACAAATCGGAGATTCACTTGTGATGAAGCTTGGTCAATTCGACTGGAATCCTGCTAAGGAAGTGAATTTGGATGGTAGCTGGCAAATGTTTGTCAATAAAGGATCAGATTATCAGCTGTGGCTGCGAAAGTAA
- the LOC141700507 gene encoding uncharacterized protein LOC141700507, which yields MALVSRIGNMLKQASSKNVNIESSLSNLSLYQAVRSMSSKLFVGGLPYSIDDGSLREAFAQHGDVTEARVIIDHSTGRSRGFGFVTYTSSEDAAIAKNAMDGQDLQGRFVKVDFATERAPRQGGYGGGNRYGGGGNNYGGGYGNNGGGGGGYGGGSNYGGGYGNSGGYGGGNSGGYGGNSGGYGGNSGGYGGGNSGGYGGGNSGGYDGGNSGGYDGGNSGGYGVAGNGDGSSAAGGSSGEFGDTGFSGTEYGGTTGNENFSLDGDDGGQPSAVENTRS from the exons ATGGCTTTGGTTAGTAGAATTGGAAATATGCTTAAACAGGCTAGCTCCAAGAATGTCAACATAGAATCGTCTCTTTCGAATTTGTCACTTTACCAGGCAGTAAGAAGCATGTCTTCCAAGCTATTTGTTGGAG GTCTTCCATATAGTATTGATGACGGAAGTTTAAGAGAAGCATTTGCACAACACGGGGATGTCACAGAAG CAAGGGTCATCATTGATCACTCGACTGGTAGGTCCAGAGGGTTTGGTTTTGTTACTTATACTTCGAGTGAAGATGCGGCAATTGCAAAAAACGCTATGGACGGCCAG GATTTACAAGGCCGATTTGTAAAGGTCGATTTTGCAACAGAAAGGGCTCCTCGTCAAGGAGGATATGGTGGTGGTAACAGATATGGTGGAGGGGGTAACAACTATGGTGGAGGTTATGGAAATAATGGCGGCGGCGGTGGTGGTTATGGAGGGGGTAGCAACTATGGTGGAGGATATGGAAATAGTGGCGGTTACGGTGGTGGAAATAGTGGCGGTTATGGTGGAAACAGTGGCGGTTATGGTGGAAACAGTGGCGGTTATGGTGGTGGAAATAGTGGCGGCTATGGTGGTGGAAATAGTGGCGGTTACGATGGTGGAAATAGTGGCGGTTACGATGGTGGAAATAGTGGCGGTTACGGCGTTGCCGGTAACGGTGATGGATCGTCTGCAGCGGGAGGTTCCAGCGGAGAATTTGGTGACACTGGCTTTTCAGGAACTGAATATGGTGGTACTACTGGTAATGAAAATTTCAGCCTCGATGGCGATGATGGTGGTCAGCCTAGTGCCGTTGAGAACACCAGGAGCTGA